One window from the genome of Microbacterium sulfonylureivorans encodes:
- a CDS encoding pseudouridine synthase, giving the protein MTDTPKDSTEGVRLQKVLANAGVASRRVAEDLIVAGRVRVNGQVVTELGSRIDPESDLVDVDGTAVQLDQSKRYVMLNKPTGVVSSMKDDRGRPDLRRFTKDWDERLYNVGRLDAETSGLLVLTNDGGLAHVLAHPSFGVTKVYIAKVEGRVTPQTIQRLTRGVDLEDGPIAADKARLLSSSAEGGGSLVELTLHSGRNRIVRRMLAEVGHPVVELVRRQFGPLHLGTLPAGQARELTKVERGDLLTLARRAAGDAPEPRDSSDARSDQENE; this is encoded by the coding sequence ATGACCGACACCCCGAAGGACTCCACCGAGGGCGTCCGCCTGCAGAAGGTGCTCGCCAACGCCGGTGTGGCCTCGCGCCGCGTCGCCGAGGACCTCATTGTGGCCGGCCGCGTGCGCGTCAACGGCCAGGTCGTGACCGAGCTCGGCTCGCGCATCGACCCAGAGAGCGACCTCGTCGACGTCGACGGCACCGCCGTCCAGCTCGACCAGTCCAAGCGCTACGTCATGCTCAACAAGCCGACGGGCGTGGTCAGCTCGATGAAGGACGACCGCGGCCGCCCCGACCTGCGGCGCTTCACCAAGGACTGGGACGAGCGCCTCTACAACGTGGGACGACTGGATGCCGAGACCAGCGGCCTCCTCGTGCTCACCAACGACGGCGGGCTCGCGCACGTGCTCGCCCACCCGTCGTTCGGCGTCACGAAGGTCTACATCGCGAAGGTCGAGGGGCGAGTGACGCCGCAGACGATCCAGCGCCTGACGCGTGGGGTCGACCTCGAAGACGGCCCGATCGCCGCCGACAAGGCCCGCCTGCTGTCGAGCTCCGCCGAGGGAGGCGGCTCGCTCGTCGAGCTGACCCTCCACTCGGGCCGCAACCGCATCGTGCGACGCATGCTGGCGGAGGTGGGGCATCCCGTGGTCGAGCTCGTGCGCCGGCAGTTCGGGCCGCTCCACCTGGGAACACTGCCAGCCGGGCAGGCACGTGAGTTGACTAAAGTGGAGCGGGGCGATCTGCTGACTCTCGCGCGTCGCGCGGCGGGCGACGCCCCCGAGCCCCGCGACAGCTCCGACGCGCGGAGCGACCAGGAGAACGAGTGA
- a CDS encoding segregation and condensation protein A → MAPSPDEDSAPGDGFRVSLGVFDGPFDLLLTLISKHELDITEVSLSRVTDEFIAYLRQLGPDEELDEASEFLVVAATLLDMKVAGLLPQGELVDAESVALLEARDLLFARLLQYRAFKEVSAWFARCLQREDRRHTRSVRLDEKYRNAVPELVWTLNAEDFAALALLAMTPKEIPHVGLDHLHAPLISIREQAAVVVTLLRDAGSLSFRELVAGVTQPGVVVARFLSVLELYRHAALSFEQLEPLGELTLRWSAQRWSDENLATLGADYDR, encoded by the coding sequence GTGGCGCCGTCGCCTGACGAGGACTCCGCCCCCGGTGACGGGTTCCGTGTCTCGCTGGGCGTGTTCGACGGGCCGTTCGACCTCCTCCTGACGCTCATCTCCAAACACGAGCTCGACATCACCGAGGTGTCGCTGTCTCGGGTGACCGACGAGTTCATCGCCTACCTGCGCCAGCTCGGTCCCGACGAGGAGCTGGACGAGGCATCCGAGTTCCTCGTCGTGGCCGCGACCCTCCTCGACATGAAGGTCGCCGGGCTCCTGCCTCAGGGCGAGCTCGTCGACGCGGAGTCCGTGGCTCTCCTCGAGGCCCGCGACCTGCTGTTCGCGCGACTGCTGCAGTACCGAGCCTTCAAGGAGGTGTCGGCGTGGTTCGCCCGGTGCCTCCAGCGCGAGGACCGGCGCCACACCCGGTCGGTGCGTCTCGACGAGAAGTACCGCAACGCCGTGCCCGAGCTCGTGTGGACGCTCAACGCCGAGGACTTCGCCGCGCTCGCCCTGCTGGCGATGACGCCGAAGGAGATCCCGCACGTCGGCCTCGATCACCTCCACGCGCCGCTCATCAGCATCCGCGAGCAGGCGGCGGTGGTGGTCACTCTGCTGCGGGATGCCGGCAGCCTGAGCTTCCGCGAGCTCGTCGCCGGCGTCACCCAGCCGGGTGTCGTCGTCGCCCGCTTCCTGTCGGTGCTGGAGCTGTACCGCCATGCCGCCCTCTCGTTCGAGCAGCTGGAGCCGCTCGGCGAGCTGACCCTGCGCTGGAGCGCGCAGCGCTGGTCCGATGAGAACCTCGCCACCCTGGGAGCCGACTATGACCGATGA
- the scpB gene encoding SMC-Scp complex subunit ScpB, with amino-acid sequence MTDDPSQTAEAPAAPQGPADVARRLEAILLIVEEPQSLVSLAAAVGSPVPAVRQAIEGLVADYDGETGGPVRGFELREVGGGWRLYVREEHDDLVSEFVNSQAPSRLSQAALETLAVIAYKQPVTRGQVASIRAVNVDSVVRTLLARGLITELFTDAETGAINYGTTDALLVNLGINSLDELPHISPLLDDGADGFDEEARR; translated from the coding sequence ATGACCGATGACCCGTCGCAGACCGCCGAAGCACCCGCAGCACCGCAGGGCCCGGCCGACGTCGCCCGCCGGCTGGAGGCGATCCTGCTGATCGTCGAGGAGCCGCAGAGCCTCGTGAGCCTCGCTGCGGCGGTGGGCTCGCCCGTCCCCGCCGTGCGCCAGGCGATCGAGGGCCTCGTCGCCGACTACGACGGCGAGACCGGCGGTCCGGTGCGCGGATTCGAGCTGCGTGAGGTCGGCGGCGGCTGGCGCCTGTACGTGCGCGAGGAGCACGACGACCTCGTGAGCGAGTTCGTCAACTCCCAGGCGCCTTCGCGGCTGTCGCAGGCAGCCCTCGAGACCCTCGCCGTGATCGCCTACAAGCAGCCGGTCACGAGGGGCCAGGTCGCGTCGATCCGCGCGGTGAACGTCGACTCGGTCGTGCGCACACTGCTGGCGCGCGGACTGATCACGGAGCTGTTCACGGATGCCGAGACCGGCGCCATCAACTACGGCACCACCGACGCGCTGCTGGTGAACCTCGGCATCAACTCGCTCGACGAGCTGCCGCACATCTCCCCGCTGCTCGACGACGGCGCGGACGGATTCGACGAAGAGGCACGACGATGA